The Vigna unguiculata cultivar IT97K-499-35 chromosome 6, ASM411807v1, whole genome shotgun sequence genome contains a region encoding:
- the LOC114188966 gene encoding ATP synthase gamma chain, chloroplastic-like, with the protein MQFSSSMFSLSKSNFSPVRPTLSPVRCGIRELRQRIHTVQTTQKITEAMKLVAAARVRRAQEAVVNGRPFSSNLAAMLNDITQRLKYDDVSTPLTDARPVKTVALVVFTGDRGLCGGFNKCVIKKAVTRIEELKKLNLGCVVISVGKKGNSFFTHNCEKKYPFVKVDSFIEIGGFPTAKEAQVIADDVFSLFVSEEVDKVELVYTRFVSLVRFEPVVQTLLPLGEVYDVKDDVFRLSSKEGKLAVERDVVRLGKEGEVFSPLMEFEQDPVLILDAMLPLYLNSQILRGLQESLASELAARMGAMASATDNAVELSKRLSVEYNRERQAKITGELLEIVAGAEALTSIDI; encoded by the coding sequence atgcAATTTTCCTCTTCCATGTTTTCCCTCTCAAAATCCAACTTCTCTCCGGTTCGCCCCACCCTCTCTCCGGTTCGCTGCGGCATCCGCGAGCTCCGCCAACGAATCCACACCGTCCAGACCACTCAAAAGATCACCGAAGCTATGAAGCTCGTCGCCGCCGCTAGGGTCCGCCGCGCTCAGGAGGCCGTCGTCAACGGTCGCCCCTTCTCCTCAAACCTCGCAGCAATGCTGAACGACATCACCCAGCGCCTCAAATACGACGACGTTTCCACCCCGCTCACCGATGCCAGACCCGTCAAGACAGTGGCCCTCGTTGTTTTCACCGGCGACCGTGGTCTCTGCGGCGGTTTCAACAAGTGCGTAATAAAAAAAGCCGTCACGCGAATCGAGGAGCTGAAGAAACTCAACCTGGGGTGCGTTGTCATAAGCGTCGGCAAAAAGGGTAACTCGTTTTTCACTCACAACTGCGAAAAGAAATATCCTTTTGTTAAAGTCGACAGCTTTATCGAAATTGGAGGTTTTCCCACCGCAAAGGAGGCTCAGGTCATAGCTGATGATGTTTTCTCATTGTTTGTTAGTGAGGAGGTGGATAAAGTTGAGCTTGTGTACACTAGGTTTGTTTCACTGGTTAGGTTTGAACCTGTGGTTCAGACTTTGCTGCCTTTGGGGGAGGTTTATGATGTGAAAGATGATGTTTTTAGGTTGAGTTCTAAGGAGGGGAAATTGGCTGTGGAGAGGGATGTTGTGAGGTTGGGGAAAGAGGGTGAGGTGTTTTCCCCTCTTATGGAGTTTGAGCAGGATCCTGTTCTCATTCTTGATGCCATGTTGCCTCTTTATTTGAATAGTCAGATTTTGAGGGGGTTGCAAGAGTCTCTGGCTAGTGAACTTGCTGCTAGGATGGGGGCCATGGCTTCTGCCACCGATAACGCGGTTGAATTGAGTAAAAGACTTTCGGTTGAATACAACAGGGAGCGGCAGGCGAAGATCACAGGGGAGTTGCTGGAGATTGTGGCTGGAGCCGAGGCTCTAACATCAATTGACATATGA